DNA sequence from the Tissierella sp. MB52-C2 genome:
AAATCTGAAAGGGAACCTATTAAATCAGTAAGCTTTCTTGGAGTAGTTCCCAGAGATGTGGCATTTTCAGCAAGAGAAGATTCTTTGTTTTCAATATACTTAGATATAGCTGATTTTAATTCATCTCCTTGTAAATCAGCAAATTTATCATCTGCTAAATATTTTAATTTTACTTCTGAAGGAGTTCCTTCTAAACCAGGAGTGTAAGCAGGAGAGACTACAGGGTCTGCCAGTTCCCAGATTTTTCCCACTGGGTCTTTAAAGGCACCATCCCCATAGACCATAACCTCAACAGTTTTACCTGTTTTTTCCTTAATCAATTCTTGAATATTGTCTACAACCGGTTGACAATCCCTAGGAAATAGTTTGATTTTATTTTCTGTTGACTTATTTGAGCCAAGTAAACCATACTTTTCATTATATCCACTGCCGTTTATAGATGAAGTAAGGATATCATCAAGTCCATAAATATTTTCTCCTCCATTTTCCTTTAATAATCTTTTAGTTCTAAATCTAGTATGAATATCACATACAATTACATTTTTAGTATAGTCTAAAATAGTTTTTGGATTGTTGGAGAATATTATTTCACAATTAGTTCCATATTCAGCTATTATTGATTTATAATACTCAATATAGTCTACATTAGTAAAGGGATGAAAAGTATATCCAAAGCACTCCCTAAATTCATCTTCGCTTAATGTATCTGTCCAAGGATTGATTCCTTTTGAATCAAGCGTGTCTATGTCTACCAAATGATTTCCTACTTCATCTGAAGGATAGCTTAACATTAATACTATTTTTTTTACGTCCTTAGCGATGCCCCTCAATATAGTGGCAAAACGATTACGACTTAAAATAGGAAATACTACACCAATAGTTTCACCACTGAATTTTCCTTTAATATCTTTTGCAATATCATCAATATCAGCATAATTTCCTTGGGCACGAGCAACAAGGGATTCTGTTATAGCAATTATATCTTTATCTTGAATTGTAAAATTTTCTATTTTGGAAGCCTTAATTACAGAGTCAACTGCTATATTTACAATATTATCTCCTTCTTCAATAATAGGTGTTCTTAAACCTCTAATAACAGTTCCTACTACTCTTTCCATTTATATCGCTCCTTTTCATATTCTATATTTTTAATATATAATATTTTATGGTATAAGTAAAATAGGTATATGATATAATAGATATAAGGAGTGGTTATATGTCTATCAGGTTAGAACTTTATAAAATATTTAATAAAGTAGCTGAGTGCGGAAGCTTTTCACAGGCTGCTAAAGAATTATATATGACACAACCTGCAGTAAGTCAATCTATAGCACAACTAGAAGACGAACTGAAAGTAAGACTTTTTACTAGAATTCCAAGGGGAGTAAGACTTACAAATGAGGGAAAGGTTTTATTTGAATATACTAGTTCAGCAATTAGTTTATTGGACACAGGGGAAAAGAAAATAAAAGAATCACGGAATTTAAATGAAGGGGAGTTAAAAATTGGAGTTAGTGATACAATCTCTAGGTACTACTTATTACCATATCTGGAGAGTTTCTATAGAGACTATCCCAAAATTAAATTGAAAATAATTAATCGGACTACAGATGACCTTCGTAATTTGATAAAATCAGGTGAAATAGATATCGGAATATGCAATCTGCCAATAGAAGATAATTCACTATATATAAGAAAATGTAAAGACATTCATGATATATTTATAGGTGGAGAGAAATATAAAGACTTAGTTTCAAAACCTATTACATATGGTGAACTTTTAAAATATCCTTTAATATTTTTAGATAATAGATCTAGGTCGAGGCAATATGTAGAGGAATATCTTTTTTCCAAGGGTATAAAAATAAATCCAGAGATTGAGTTAGGGTCCCATGATTTGCTGTTGGAATTTGCACAAATAGGCTTAGGCTTGGCCTGTGTAGTTAAGGAATTTTCAGAGGATTATTTATCAGAGGGAAGACTATATGAAATTAATCTTACTGAAAGTATTCCCAAAAGAAGTATTGGAATTTGCTCATTAAGAGGTGTTTCTCTTTCTCCGGCATCTAGAAAGTTTGTAGAGTATTTAATTAAATGATATGAGATATATTGCAAAGTTAGGGTATTAATAGTAAAATATTAACAAAATATAGATAAGGGGCAATGTATATGAAATGGTTAAATAAGTTTATGGCTGGTCGATATGGCGGAGATCAACTTTCAATGGTATTAACATTTTTAGCTTTAATTTTGACTTTACTGGCTAGATTAATTAATATTCCTATACTAATTTATATTGGATATATTCCCTTAGTAATAAGTATATATAGAATATTTTCTAAAAATATAAATAAACGTCGAATGGAAAACTATAAGTTTGCAATTTTTATGAGTCCCCTTTATTCACGGTTCAAAAGAACTCAAAGCAAGGTAAGGGACTTTAAAACTCATAAATATATTAAGTGCCCAAATTGTAATGCAAGCTTAAGATTACCAAAGAAAAAAGGAAAAATCATGGTTACTTGTCCAAAGTGTAAGGAAAAGTTTGAACAAAGGACATAGAACTAATTAATAAAGAGAGGTTTAATACTATATGAATATATTAAAAAAAGCATGGGGTAAAACTTTATATGGAGTTGGCAGTATTACTTCTGCAATATTTGATGTTTTTATTGGTATTGTAGAACTTATAGTTGGAATTGTAATAAGTGTAGGAAGGGGAGTAGTAGGTCTTATATCCATGGGTGGTTGCTTATTAATTATGATGTTAGGACCCGCCTTGCTACTCAATCCCTTAACTTTTTTTGGAATTTTATTTCTTATTATATTTCCAATTCTAGGGACAAAGTTTGTATCCTACTTAAAATATGTAAAATATATGGTAACTGAATATTTATTCGACCATGCAGATAATTTTATAAAAGGTAAAAAGGCAGAATTTGGAACATTTAATGAATATGGTAGAAAATATAGAAAGATAGAAGAAGAAAAGATAAGAAGAGAACAGCAGCGAAGGCAAGCTGAACAGCAAAGAGAATGGGAGGAAAGGTTTAGACAATGGGCAGAATATCAAAACTCCCAAAGAGGAAGCAGTGGATATGGCGGATATAGTAATTATGGCGGCAACTATCAGAATACAGGATATGGAAATACTTATGTAAATCCAAATGTTGAGTTCAAAAATAAATATGAAAAGAGTTGCGATTTACTAGGTGTTCCTTATGATTCAGATAAATACCAAATAAAGCTTGCTTATAGAAAAAAGGCAAAGGAATACCATCCAGATTTAAATAAATCACCAGATGCTACTACAATATTTCAACAGATAAATAATGCTTATGAATTTTTAAGTGACGACAATATAGAAAGATATAAAAATATAAGGGTAAATTAGGATATGTTAATCCTATTTGACCCTTATTAATTATTTCTGATTTATTAAATATAGTTAAAAGAATAAATGCATTAATATTGATCCAAATATAATAGCCAGAAATGTTCTTTCAACAAATGCTACAACTAATTCCCAAAGCTTTAGAGGAAGCTTTGAGGACATCATTACAACTATTGTTTCTGCGAAAAATATTATTTGTACAATGGATACTGCTACTACAAGGTATCTTGCACCTGCATCGATTAAAGCAATATTATTTTTTATAAGTAATACAGGAAGAAACATTTCTGCAATACCTACAGGGAAACTAGGTGCTATTAATTCTACATTTGGAACACGTAATAGATTAAGCAGTGGCTCAAATGCTTTTCCTAAAATTACAAATACTGGAGTAGTTTCTGCAATTATTAAAGATGAAACACCAACTGCCGCAAGTAGTGATAATACTTTTGGTAATACTTCAAACCCTTCTTTAAGACTTACAAGTATTTCTTTACCTAGACTAGGAGCCGTTAATGCTTTCTTTGAGGCTCTTGTAATACCTGCCGTAAGTAAATTATTTGTAGGCTTTGCGTTTATAATATCCTCTTTTGTTTGTATCTTTCCATTAATATAAACATCCTTTTTCTTACTAAAGGGTGGAATTCTTGCCATGATTGCACTAACAACCAATGTCAACATTAAAGATGAGAAATATACAAGAAGAAACCTGTCTGCTAATCCAGCTGTTTCAATTACCATATATGCAAATCCAACACTAACCGCACTGAATCCAGTAACAACAAGAACTGCTTCCTTTTCAGTGTATACGCCCTGTTTATATAACTTACTAGTTATTAATACTCCTACAGACGAAGAACTTACAAAAGATGCTATGGCGTTTACAGCTGCCCTGCCAGGAACCTTCCATACCGGTCTCATCAGTGGTTCTAATAATGACCCAACAAAGTCTACTATACCATAATTTAATAAAAATGGCATAGTTACTGAACTTACAATAATAATCCAAAAAACTGCAACAACTATAGCTGGTACTATGGTTCCTCCTGTTGAAGAGCCTACGATTATTTCTGGTAGCTGCACCCCCATTGTTGCATTTAAAGTATATGCTAGTACATAAAATCCACCAAGTAGGTACAAGATAGGATGAACTTTAGAATCACCTTCGAAGTAATCATGGATTCTTCCACTTTTTGCTATATACTTACCATAGGAGCTTAAAAGTCCAGTGCCTAATACTACTAAGGTAACAATCCATAATCCTAAGTTTCCAGTTAACTCCATCATCTTACCATACATTATACCAAATACCATATCGGTCTTCCCATTGAATGTAATTGGTATAAAGAATATAAAAACTGCTATTAATGAAAAAAATATAGATTTTATTAATCCTTTAGTATGATCCGCTTTTGATAATGAAAAGGAATCAAGTATGGATAAATCATTTAAATCCAAATCTTTTTCTTTAATTTCTTTAGGGGTTAAAAGATCCACATTTATCATCCTCTCTTATCTTTTGCCAATCTTTTTCTGAAGAGCTAAAACTGATAAGAATTCAAAAACAACATTAGCTGCAAGCAAAGATGTAACTTCTGCATGATCATATGGTGGGGCTACTTCAACTATATCAAATCCAACAAAATTAATATCTTCGAATCCACGAATGAATGTAAGTCCTTCTAAGGAAGTGAAACCTGCTACCTCAGGAGTTCCAGTTGCTGGTGCATAAGCTGGGTCAAAGAAATCAATATCAAAAGTTAAAAATGCTTTATTATCGCCAACTCTCTCTTTAATTTCTTCAATAACTGCATCAATACCCATTTTTCTTACTTCATGACTTGGAATAGTTCTTAGTCCAAGGCTTGCGGCTAATTTAAACTCTCCTGCATCATATAATGATCCTCTCATGCCTATCTGAACGGATTTATGAGGGTCTATTAATCTCTCTTCAATTGCTCTTCTAAAAGGTGTTCCATGGTTGTATTTCTCACCGAAAACTTCATCATTAATATCAGCATGTGAATCAAAGTGGATAAGACTTACAGGGCCATGTTTTTTAGCTATTGCTCTTAATTCAGCTAAGGTAATTGAGTGATCTCCTCCTAATGCAATTGGTATAGCACCTGCTTCTATAATTTCTGTTGCAAACTTTTCAATTGCATCGTAAGTAGGGTGAATATATCCTGGTATAATATTAACATCACCCATATCGGCACCTTTTAAGTAATCTAATATATTAACCTCATGAATTGGGTTATTAGTCTTCATCATAACTGAAATATTCCTAATAGCTTGAGGGCCAAATCTAGCTCCTGAACGATAGGAACAAGCTGTATCAAAAGGAACTCCATAAATAGCGAAATCTAAACCTTCGGCACTATTAACTCTTTCCATTCTCATAAAATTTCCTGTATTACAGAATCTAGGTGATGCAAATGCTGTTGCTGGTTGTTTAATTTCTTTTTTGTTCATAATTAAAACCTCCTTTTTATTTGTCTATTACTTATTGCATTTTTCATGCCAATAAAATAATATGCAAAATCAATAGGTATAGCATTAGCATATTATATTTAGAAGGAATATTTTCCTCCTAAATATCTATATTCTTAAAAAATATCTTGAAGTTGTTATAAAATTAACGCCTGAAATTGATAAGGAATAATTTCCTCCGAGGAAATTATTCCTTATCAAATTCCAGTTTAATGTTTAAACGTTTAAATTTTTTTCTAATAGTACTACAATCCAGATCAAGGATTTCAGACATTTCTGCCGTGCTTTTGCAAATTTTCATTGCTTCAAGAAGAAGCTTTCTATCAAATTCTTCGATAATAGTTTTATAATTTTTATCCTTA
Encoded proteins:
- a CDS encoding coenzyme F420-0:L-glutamate ligase → MERVVGTVIRGLRTPIIEEGDNIVNIAVDSVIKASKIENFTIQDKDIIAITESLVARAQGNYADIDDIAKDIKGKFSGETIGVVFPILSRNRFATILRGIAKDVKKIVLMLSYPSDEVGNHLVDIDTLDSKGINPWTDTLSEDEFRECFGYTFHPFTNVDYIEYYKSIIAEYGTNCEIIFSNNPKTILDYTKNVIVCDIHTRFRTKRLLKENGGENIYGLDDILTSSINGSGYNEKYGLLGSNKSTENKIKLFPRDCQPVVDNIQELIKEKTGKTVEVMVYGDGAFKDPVGKIWELADPVVSPAYTPGLEGTPSEVKLKYLADDKFADLQGDELKSAISKYIENKESSLAENATSLGTTPRKLTDLIGSLSDLTSGSGDKGTPIVYIQGYFDKYTK
- a CDS encoding LysR family transcriptional regulator translates to MSIRLELYKIFNKVAECGSFSQAAKELYMTQPAVSQSIAQLEDELKVRLFTRIPRGVRLTNEGKVLFEYTSSAISLLDTGEKKIKESRNLNEGELKIGVSDTISRYYLLPYLESFYRDYPKIKLKIINRTTDDLRNLIKSGEIDIGICNLPIEDNSLYIRKCKDIHDIFIGGEKYKDLVSKPITYGELLKYPLIFLDNRSRSRQYVEEYLFSKGIKINPEIELGSHDLLLEFAQIGLGLACVVKEFSEDYLSEGRLYEINLTESIPKRSIGICSLRGVSLSPASRKFVEYLIK
- a CDS encoding J domain-containing protein, with the translated sequence MNILKKAWGKTLYGVGSITSAIFDVFIGIVELIVGIVISVGRGVVGLISMGGCLLIMMLGPALLLNPLTFFGILFLIIFPILGTKFVSYLKYVKYMVTEYLFDHADNFIKGKKAEFGTFNEYGRKYRKIEEEKIRREQQRRQAEQQREWEERFRQWAEYQNSQRGSSGYGGYSNYGGNYQNTGYGNTYVNPNVEFKNKYEKSCDLLGVPYDSDKYQIKLAYRKKAKEYHPDLNKSPDATTIFQQINNAYEFLSDDNIERYKNIRVN
- a CDS encoding nucleoside recognition domain-containing protein codes for the protein MDLLTPKEIKEKDLDLNDLSILDSFSLSKADHTKGLIKSIFFSLIAVFIFFIPITFNGKTDMVFGIMYGKMMELTGNLGLWIVTLVVLGTGLLSSYGKYIAKSGRIHDYFEGDSKVHPILYLLGGFYVLAYTLNATMGVQLPEIIVGSSTGGTIVPAIVVAVFWIIIVSSVTMPFLLNYGIVDFVGSLLEPLMRPVWKVPGRAAVNAIASFVSSSSVGVLITSKLYKQGVYTEKEAVLVVTGFSAVSVGFAYMVIETAGLADRFLLVYFSSLMLTLVVSAIMARIPPFSKKKDVYINGKIQTKEDIINAKPTNNLLTAGITRASKKALTAPSLGKEILVSLKEGFEVLPKVLSLLAAVGVSSLIIAETTPVFVILGKAFEPLLNLLRVPNVELIAPSFPVGIAEMFLPVLLIKNNIALIDAGARYLVVAVSIVQIIFFAETIVVMMSSKLPLKLWELVVAFVERTFLAIIFGSILMHLFF
- the speB gene encoding agmatinase, with amino-acid sequence MNKKEIKQPATAFASPRFCNTGNFMRMERVNSAEGLDFAIYGVPFDTACSYRSGARFGPQAIRNISVMMKTNNPIHEVNILDYLKGADMGDVNIIPGYIHPTYDAIEKFATEIIEAGAIPIALGGDHSITLAELRAIAKKHGPVSLIHFDSHADINDEVFGEKYNHGTPFRRAIEERLIDPHKSVQIGMRGSLYDAGEFKLAASLGLRTIPSHEVRKMGIDAVIEEIKERVGDNKAFLTFDIDFFDPAYAPATGTPEVAGFTSLEGLTFIRGFEDINFVGFDIVEVAPPYDHAEVTSLLAANVVFEFLSVLALQKKIGKR